AACTGCAGTTTAATTGCTTCTGTTTTTGGCCTAACTATAGATAAGCAGATAAGCATATGGACCTACACAACCTACATGTGGTTCAAGAGCAAACACATGCTTATAATCTACATGTGGTTTGGGCAGAAATACGAAATTACTGTAAAAGTTTGAAACAAAGTCCCATTTAATTAAGGCAGATCTACTACTTTGGTTGATTTTAATCCCTCACGCGGAAACGTGCTGGTTGGAAACGAACCAAATCGTTCGCGAGCAGGTCAGCTGGGTAAGATCTTGTTCGAGCTTGACCGGAGCTTGTGTTTTGTAAACATTAACGAACCATCCAACACAACTCGATAATTTGAGCTCGACTCGAGCTTACCTAATTGAGGACTAATACAGCAAGAAGCACTGAAAAACAAACTGGATTGCTTTTGACGGAGCAAAGGGCATGAATGATGAGGCATGAGCTGTCTAGACATTCCCCCactctacatttttttttttttctagttagAGGTGTCCGGATAAGTTTACGCATACCTCAACTAGTCTATTTTCTGAGCCGGTCAATGGCAGTAGGCAGACCATCAACGTCGGAACTAAAGAATtcagaaaaaattaatttcttgtgGCCTGACCTCAAAAATCGAACATTAATCAATTGTGCGGGAAGTAAATCCACCGATGAATGCGAGTAACCCTTGGGGCTAGCCATCAGCCTGGCTGCTGGTATGCATTCTTTTCCCGCAGTTCCGTGCGCCTCTTTTGGGAGAATCCCTACCATTCAAACGTGATATTTTTAAAGATCTATCACGTGTAGTCTCTTTGGAGTCATCCTGACGTAGATTTTTCTATTGGGTCTCTTTTCATGGCGGGTCAATTATTTAATCATAAAGCTATAGGGACTGACCGATCTcctaccgaaatcgtaccgacggccgtgccaggctgatccgagccgtccaaaaattctaaaaaaaaaaagggagagagctTTCGTGGGtattaacggcatccgatatgtgtagggtgcttgatttaaatactttattttttgtgtatatatgcatCCAGTCGGTCCCTATAGCTTTATGGATTGATTACAAATCACGTTATCATATGtatgagaaaaaaacaaatgtacATCAAATGTTTGGACCAGCGTGTtaaaatttttagttttatttccaaaataaaaatcagaagcatttttattttttacggtGTACGCGTAACAAAGTAATTACTAGAAGGTAACAAATGTCATTTTTAACAAATATATATGGTACTAATTAGtttacaaaagaagaaaaaaggaaattctattttctaagaaaaaagagagaatgccACATCATGCCATAGCTTAGCCGCCTCATTCTTTATAGCTTTAGCCAACTCATTTTTTTAGCCTACCCAAATCACAAATATAGCTTAGCCACCTCTGGCATGACATCTAGGCAACTTATATGTCAAAACTGAAAAATTATTGGGTACCCGGTGGGTACAACGCGGTGCCTGTTCGGCGCATCCGGACAGTTCATtttggttttagagagagaaaaatgagagagaaagagaagagagagggtttcaatctggaccgtccaatacactttttgacGGTCCAGATGGGCTGCTCGGACACCATGTAAGCAAGCAAAAGGAGTGCTGCCGTGTCTCACATTTTCTACCGCAAATCCACTGCTATGTACTCCAAATGATGTACCCATAGTCAAGTTGGGGTGTTGATCAGTATATGATTGACACATAAATGATGTGCCCATTTGCCGTACAGTACACCAAATGATGTACCCACGCATAATCACACAAATGATCAGAGCCACTCAgtattatttataaatttttttgtaagaaTCTCTGTAAAAAAATAGCTTAGTCGTATATCAACAAGAATTTGCTCGATTATTCGCGCAATTCGCTCAATCCCTGTAAACAAATTGAGTAGCTTCGATCATTTTTGCGGCACACTTCAAAATGGGTCCCAAAATAAGTCGGTGTACATttgtgtacaccaaatggtgtaccccTAGTTTTATTATTAGTTTggcctaatttttttgttattattcttttttctttcctttttttttttggtagttttttcgttaaattttttttgggattattgcttcatcatgatgaaaggaatctaaaaagtaaaaaattacgattggaatccaatttttttaataaagaagcaaaaaaattagcttattggcttttttttgtcattattcacaAAATTTAGGGTTCGATcataatcttttatttttttagattcctctcgtcacgacgaagcaataatccacaaaaaaaattaataaatataaaTTCTTTCcgaataataataaaaaaaattatttgacttATTATGCCAAATGACTCCTATTCTAGAAGGCGAGCTTTTGATGAGTTTTACAATTCAACGCTTTTGCAATCAGCAAAGTGGATAAGATAGATCTAcgtacttgtcaaaaaaaaagatagatcTACATAATCTTAAACTGGACCGGTCTACCTTTTTGGCTACTAGTGAAGGAGCTGTTTTCTTGGAAGCCTCATGTATGAAGGGTATAATAGTAATTTGAATAGGAACCAAGAAAATGGTTCAGGAAAAGAATCTGGACGGTCTGGATTTAGTTTAAGTAAATTTGGATTGTCCAAATTCTTTTCCTAAACCATTTTCCTGGACTGTACcaggcttcttctttttttcaactaGAAAAGCATATTTATTAATCAAGCCATACGGCATCTACAGACTAATTCCGAATACAGATCAAGCCATACGGCAAATAcaaattttcaccaaaaaacAGAGATACAGAAACACAATGTATGAAAAGACTAAGAAGATGAAACAAGTGTCTAGCGCCTATGCACGAGCCATCGCTCACTTCTCACACCGTCAACATGAATCGGCTAACGTGGAGCTAGTACCCAGACACCAACATCTCGGGATGACGGAGCTCTATATTAAAGATAACATTAAATTTGTGGAAATCAGTCACCCGATATGAAAAAATCAGACCAGAACAAAACCCCGCTGGAAGATCCACCGGGACGAGAACCAAAACAACATCTGGACAGAAACCGGCCTAAACATCCGGACATAAACCGGACAAGAGTCCGGACAAAACAGAAacgaaaacaaaaccaaaaccttaACCTCTCGAAACACTCAAACAGCCACTGCAGCACCGCCGCCACAACACTCCAACAGCCACAGACAATAGCGACAACCCCTACTGCCGCCAAACCCAGTCCCATCACTCCATATCCTCTCCAGCATCGCCACCAACAACCCAATGAAGAGGGGGGCGGGGGGAAACGAGGAGGGTTGAGGGAAGGGGAAGAGGGAGGGGGGAAGCGACAGCCCACGAAGGAGAGGAGCGCCGGCAAGagaaagggaggaaaaaaaaaaacagagagaggcaCCCGGGGAGGAGGCGACGCCTCCCCCAAGCAAACAGCGGCGGCTAGGGTTTCTCTggaacaagagagagaggggtctcGGCACGTGTTTGAACTCTCCTGTAAAGTTGAATTGATTGTGGATGACTGTACCAGGCTTGAATCTTCAATCGTTCCATGTCAAATTGATGTGATTAAATCATCTCAAGTGGATTGACAATTAATTCCAATTTACAAAGAAAGCGAAGTCCTTTTGATCTCCTCCTAACAATATATAAGGCTCCAGGAATTCCTTAAATTTGGGTGTGGATATAATTTTATCGCCCCCTGTTGGCAAAAAATACAACTACTCCTAAATTTTTTACCTTAATATATATGAGTGAAATTGCAGATTAGCACATAttaattaattgattttttaacgaaatGAGTGAACAAATTTATGTCACATGTATATAAGATAGTGCTTTAGACATAAACGTCCAAAAACACTAACAGAATTCACGTGGAATCCACACACATAAAACAGAAGATCCGAAACACGTGTGTTTGAAATCTGAATTTTTGTCCGAACACCTAGTATTTTCCAAGCATTTTCGTTTGTAAAAGTAAAACCAATGATACACAtatacaaaatataattttgtatAGGGTTTGTTTTTTAATGGGCTTAATCTGGAGGGATTTGTCTCttatatttgggcttttaggcatTTTTTAGGTGTTGGGCTGCGACTCATTTGTTCTTATTGTTTGATCTAGATTTTTAGGCCCCTTAGGTGTTGGTCTCTGTCCCTTGGGTTTCTTTTTGGTTGACATCTTGCCAATCAAAGATTTGTGTCTCGGATGAGCATTTATTGCTTTACTCCTTGCTTCTTTTTAGTCTTTGTATCTctctcaaagattaataaaatttttgttccgctgttaaaaaaaaaaatacaaaatgtaAAGCGCTTACCATCTTACCAAAACCAGCAGGTAGTGGTAAAGGCGcaactctatttccttataCTAAAGCAGCTCCAAGCGTCACGATTCAACCCACGTGAGCAGGATGCTGGCCCGCGATCAACACGTAATTTGTTAAAATGATCTAGTTATGCAATACCATCGGATTGCAGGGGCAGTTCCTGGTAGTAACATGTTCAAGCCCTTCAGTACTGGTAACACAGTATTGAAGTCCTTAAGGTTCAGATTGTACTTAATTTGTGTGACTAGTCTAGGCTTcgaactctctttctctctctctctctctcacacacacacagaaggCTGCCAAGAACCTGTTTTCTAGTCCGTCCTTGGCGCAGATTTGGTCGATTGACAAGAGAACCATGCACGCATGCGAGATCCCTTCTCAACGTACGTACTCAGAGACTTTTGTTTCGTCTAACTCCCAGTTGGAGGGTGTGCCTTGTGCATGTGCGTCTTCATTAGTGctcataaatgagccgaatgAATCCAACAGTTCACTCTGCCTCAAATTGACGAGCTTTACAGATTGTtcaaatttaatttgtttatgaGCCCATCGAGCAATCTTAAACGAATTTTAATCAAATCGATCTCAAATAGCCTGAATTCTTTTTAACAACATAAGTCGAACGAGCTAGTCAAATACATGGTAATTTGTTCAAGTTTAAGTTCGAAACTTAACAAGCTCCAAAACCAATGttcaagcaattttttttttttttttaacgagaTAACACGAGCTAGTTTTAGTATATATAGAGTGGTTATAtagaagagagaaacttattcacgacaGAGCCgtaaacaagtttttttttgcgGATTCGTGTAGTTGCAGTCGTCTGTTTTCGCAATCAATAGTTGagattgcttttcaattttgatcaaaatggattttcaatccaaatcatATATCCAAAACACTTTGGGCGGACGCTATTGGGCTTCGTAAACCCATTTTCACGGTATCCTCCGTAAAATAGATATTCTCAATATAGAATGCAGTTgtcttttgttttcatttaaaaatgaaaacacTCGTGGGAGTCGTCTAGTTGAATtttgtaaaacgaaaaaaaaaggatttaatTTGTTCATTCTCCCATTAAATGAACTCTGATGGGTAGTCTTAATAGGTAGGTAGTTGAATCTCAATACACATAAAAGCTGCTTTACTTGAAGGGGACATGGGGAGGGTCTTGAATGCCCTGTTTATACTTTATAGTCTAGCAATTTGCATGGTAAAAGACACGACAAGTTTATTGCCTTTTTGAAGTTTACCTTTGTGTGCTTTTATTACTATAGCCTACGGTCCTCCCacttttttatcttttggttCGACCGttaggggtgctcggatcaatttacgcgcatctcaactaatccATTTGCCGGTCTGATAGTCAAAGACAAGTCATTTATACCGGgactagaaaattcacaagaaattatttttcttatagtCTGACCTCAATAATCGAACACTGATCAATTGTGTGGGGGAAACAAACTTACCAACCAACTGGACTAACCATTGGGGCTAGGTCCTCCTCCTTCGGGATGCATGTGTTAAGGAAATAAAagcccacattgcttgggagtgaaatagGTGATCACTTAACAACATTTGCGACATTTCTACTAATTGCCAATTGGTATTgaattggatataaagtttctgcATGGTATTAGAGCAGTGCCCGTTCCACCCAcattataaacaaaaaaaaaaatcaatccacACCCTACGATGATAGACCAGTAAAAAAGAGGCTAAAAGGAGGCTCAAACGTGGCTACACGTAAGGGGGAtattaagaaaatagagtctTACATTACTTGCGAATGGATATAATAtaatttgcttttcaaaaaaaaaaatgtaatcaATAAATTCTTTGAGAGTGACGGAAATAGTCGATTCTTTGTCATCTCTCTTCTTTTGTAGTGATCCTCTCTTGCTCTTCAACCGTGAAGTACATTTAAGCTTACACTAGGCGAAATCAAGTACGTAAATCCTCGCATTCTTGTCAGATTACTTCTTGGTTTTTTTCCTCTACTTCGTGGGtatcaaaaaattatattcttCCTTAGCCATAAAAGTCTTTGACATACGTAGTACtagaggaaaaattattcaatgtccaTGAGGCACCGTCACGCGGTGTCCAGGGACATGAAGCTAGTCCAGTCGTAAGCATGCACTATGTACTTCCATACATTTGACCGGAGTTCAAACCTTATTAACTACGATTAACACTACTGATTTTCATAGACGGAAGGGAAAAAGTTacatatactccttccgtcccataatatttttccggttcgcaaaacggagaggtaaaaataatacaatttttgtaagaaaagttggaaaaaaattcaacaatttactagatcttgacgagtttttttaatttatgaaaaaaatttgaattttttcttgaaagaaatacattattttatagtcctcgttttgcggaccggacaaatattatgggacggagggagtagttagcAATTACTACAGTACTAGAAGCTACTCCCAAAGACAAGATGAAGGTTGATAAAAGCCTTTAGAGTAGCCCCTTATCGGGGCCCTTCCGATATCCATCATTGTGTGTGAGACGAGGGGATTACATGTAACACtaacatatatacacacgcctttttctctctctatacacgTGGTACACCACATGCCTACTAATCTTCTGGTTAGTTTAAAACTAGAGCAAGCCAATACTACCATTTACAGCTCCCTTGGAGGTGGGTTGGGAGCATCTTTGGGAGCAACAAAAATGGCTGTGTTTGTGGTGGGCCTTGGGGTGGTTCTGGGACTCTGTTTTTGCACAGCTTTGTTGAGATGGAATGAGGTGAGGTATAGAAAGAAAGGGTTGCCTCCTGGTACGATGGGTTGGCCTATTTTTGGGGAGACTTCTGAGTTCCTAAAACAAGGCCCAAACTTCATGAAAAAACAAAGAGCAAGGTAAGCCTTTTGTGgtgttcttttctttgttgtgGAAAtgatcttttattttattggatGCTGTGGccttttgttctctctctctctctctctctctctctctctctctctctcatattagTTTAATGGACTAGAAGGCTTTTGCTGTTTCAGTGATATCTATTGTTACTGTTCTTCTGTTCCAGCTGTATTATTCTTTGGAAGTGAAAATTATATAGCTAAGTTCCGCTAAGagtttttttggactttttcttgttttttttttttcattcaaaaaaatttcggtttgttagttttgcgcctaactattgtgaattattaattagcctcgtcaagacgaatagaaaaagtaaaaaatttgtttgcTCACTCTTTCCCAATGGCAGGTACGGGAGCTTTTTCAAATCCCACATCCTGGGATGCCCCACGATTGTTTCCATGGATCCAGAACTAAACAGATACATCCTGATGAACGAATCAAAAGGCCTTGTTCCTGGGTACCCCCAGTCGATGTTAGACATCTTAGGAAAATGCAACATTGCAGCGGTCCATGGCCTCGCCCACAGGCACATGAGAGGGGCTCTACTTGCTCTCGTGAGCTCCAACGTGATCCGGGATCGTCTGTTGCCGAAGATCGACGGTTTCATGAGATCCCATCTGAGCAATTGGGAGGACAAAGTCATTGACGTTCAAGAGAAAACCAAAGAGGTTTGTTTGGGATACTACAATCCAATCAAAACAACACAATgctcggtttggtttgtgtttCGAGTTTTCAACGTAGTCCCTCCCTCAGTTTTCATTAGGAGCTCAAGCAAAAAAACTGCACAACGCATGACTCACATGACCAATCTTCCTGACTCCTTGGAAGCCGCGTACGTAGTATATGCCGCGGCTTTTATTTTTAGGACGAAATAACTAGAAATGTTGGTTCTAAGAAGTATCGATTTTGTtacttttgaatttgaaatgctAAATGAAATGACAAGGGTGCTACATTGGACTAATAATGGAACAGCAATTTGAAATTGATGAAATTAGAACTGTGGAGACCGACTTAGAATAGGACTCGATCGATAAGAAGCAAGAACTCATTTGCTCTTGGTCTTTACTCCTTTCCTAAGTTTCATGTAAGTATTCcacttattcttcttttttgttctctttgttTTGATCTAGATGGCACTTCTCTCATCGCTCAACCAAATCGCGGGTCTGGAATCCATCGCGATGTCTCAAGAATTCATGCTTGAATTCTTCAAGCTGGTGTTGGGAACCCTCTCGCTGCCTATCAACCTTCCCGGAACAAATTACCACTGCGGATTCCAAGTAAATTGCCCATTTCCATATGTTGCTATTCACAAAAGCATGCTCCTCCAAGTTATATATATGTCTAACCGGTACAACACAGGCAAGAAAGAACATCGTAAAGATGCTGACACGACTCGTGGATGAAAGGAGGGCTTCGGGTGAAATTCAACATGACATGCTTGGTGTGCTGATGAACGGTGAGGAAAATAGATGGAAACTAAGCGATGAAGAGATAATTGATCAAATGATCACAATTTTGTACTCTGGATATGAAACCGTTTCGACTACTTCCATGATGGCGGTTAAGTATTTACAAGATCACCCGAACGTTCTACGAGAACTCAGAGTGAGTGCCAATATGTTTTGCAACCCTTACGGTACAAATTTGGTGTGTCAGTGTGTTGTAGTGAAGGTGAATGTGATTTGGCTTTAACTATCTTTCAGAAAGAACATTTGGCAATAAGACAGGGGAAAAGGCCGGAGGATCCAATCGATTGGGAGGATTTTAAGGCGATGCGATTCACAAGAGCTGTAAGTATTTTGAGACTAGCAAAGTGTAGAGTTCCAATCTGAAATGTTCATCAAAATTAGGTTGTGATGGTGATTATGGTGCAGGTGATCTTTGAAACATCAAGATTAGCCACAATTGTTAATGGGGTTTTGAGGAAAACAACTCAAGACATGGAACTGAATGGTTAGTCACTATCAAGGTTCATTATAGTTTCTTAGACTTCTCTCACAATATTACTCATCTACGCGTACAAATTCGGCCACCATAATCTAGAGACTACTCCACTTACTGCTAACCGATTTCAGGTTGGGCGGTTACATAAACCTATCAGTATTACTTTTATAAAAAATGTGTTATAATCAAGAGACTTGTACATTGACAGTAAAGCGTAGTTGAACGCATTGATGATCACTATAGtgctctgtgttttttttttacaggattTTTGATTCCAAAGGGATGgagaatatatgtatatacaagAGAGATCAATTACAACCCATGTCTGTATCCCGAGCCATTTACCTTCAACCCATGGAGATGGATGGTAAGAAATCACCAATTCTTGTGCAATTTTTACACACTGATTATAGGTATAGGAAAGTGAGTAATTTATTAGCCATGCCTGCTGAAAGCAGGACAAAAGTTCAGAATCTCAGAACTACTTTTTCTTATTTGGAGGAGGCAGCAGGCACTGTCCTGGAAAGGAACTGGGAATTGCAGAGATTTCTACATTCCTTCATTATTTTGTGACCAGATACAGGTAAGGTAACCGCTGATTCAAAGTTGAAAAGACCCGTGCGTGCTTTGTGAAGCGCAGATCTGGACACAAATTTATCTGTAGCCGTCTTATACACGTAGGCCTCAAGAAACAAAGAGAGGCTGACGTGGATCGGACGGCTCCAGAAACATTTGCGCCCAACGCAGACTTTCAGAACAGAACACGACGTACGTAAATTTCTGTATGTTTTTCCTGAATGGGATTTGATTTGAAATGCAGATGGGAAGAAGTAGGGGGAGAAAAGCTAATGAAGTTTCCGAGAGTTGAAGCACCAAATGGGCTGCACATTAGAGTCTCAAGTTACTCAACTGATAATCACCTTTCTTGTGTACAGAAAAAAGTATAGTACTATGCTCTTATGTGTGAAATTTGACATTTTCGATTTTGTCCGACTCTTTTTGTAGCCCAAAGCTAGACCTCAAGTGTTTAGATTCAATTAAGATGAATGATGTCGCGGATAGGAGGGACGAAACTAGGCTTCAAATGGAGGGCGCAGCTAAATAACGAATAGAATATATAAAATTTTGCTGTAGCTTATTAGAGCATCGACATCAGACTCTCTAAACCCTTCCTTCTAGTCACACTGGCGAGTGAAGTCCCAGAAATCATGCTGCATCGACCTCGCTTGTGGCTCGTTATTTTTTGTAAATGCAACAGCGACTCGGTATTTACTCATCATAGATACCAAGTCACTCTTCATAAGTACCTCACATCCCTCTGTTGTGCTTTTCCCAGGATCCTCGAATCAAACACGACGAGAAATTCTGAGAGAAAAGTTTCCTTTCTAATTCTGTTGCTCCTAATCTGTGGGCACGCCACTCCGGAAATTTCGCCTTTGGggaaatcgggtgcggccccctttttgtgtttggaaaagcgcggcgaaacgtttcgattcagagtcgccactcgggttttagcggtgaaaaacacccaaggaaccgaactcgaaaacgtttgccacgtttgtttggttttgaaaaggcttgtagactggaccgtcgtcaccttcgatatctgaggttcgggagccaggttacaagaggggaagggttttatggcacccctctcgcccaatccggagatcggtctctactcgggcattttgtaaaagcgcttgcatttttctctcatttgatcatttttagccagttagggcgggggaaacAGATAATAGGGATTAAAGCattataacaagttgtgatttatgtggcaaaatgtttatgaatgacttgattgcaatgctaaatatagattgagaacaagcactgagcaaactaggcaaattgcagtacgctgccccacAGGGGCGTGAGCAgattctaccagcatgcactggccgagccactgcatattgatttgacttgcgcacgccacagggagactggcgtactccactcatctagtttcacagtccttgtttgcaaccctctgggctctggaagaggaccagtgcacatccagaacaaaccatgcagtttaaataaacaggatatatatatttacagacagatgagatggcttgaagccatgaaaatagacaagaaaccccctaaacaaagtggggacagaaaagaggccaagactgaactaagatgcaagggccagccactggatcctagctttaactgccatacgccagtcatggactgccgtacgcacgttggaccctaatccagtgcttggcttttacatcatctgggctctggaacatgaccagaaggatcacggaggccttccaaacagataaagaataagcaataacctttgtatctaaacagttctaaacacacagaaagcaataaactggttattttgcatgcaagggtgattgacagaaagatagaccaaaaggaatgacgattcatgatccccacgccagtggtgCTCGTGctgccataactggcgtacggcataaggttactggcgtgcgccatgttccaTCTGATACGATTGTCGTGTTTTACCAGTTGGAGACCAGGACTAgcattacttactagcctgggactcactggctcccctcaggggctaaaaacagaaagggacacaaaggtggtatacctttttgcttgaggattgaaggtgatattgaactttaaagcttgaagatggaagcttagatggtgactggatatcagcagggtgtgtggaagtggactgttctcttttccctttcaatggaagaaaaagaaatggagagCAAGAAAAGGAGGAAGGAAAGAGGTTCTTCTTCtaaatgaggccaaccccttgcaaatgaatgcaaggggggtatttataggggagagagagactgagatcagtctggtctaaggccttgtttggctggttaaggcaaggttggagcctcccatgcattaaatgcatgggacttgccttgatggggggtgtaggagagagagggaacgtctctgccgaaagtaatcatcagggacgctgtagccgacgtcagggtggcacaaaagtcccgcccaagttgctgaataaagttgatttgactgggtttgactggcgtgcgccattattaactggcgtgcgccattattaactggcgtgcgccagtaaaagatgggccactggtcgatgactgacacgtggcagatgtctggcgtacgccttcaggacactggcgtatgccaattgggttttgctggggctgtttggctctggtttgaagggtttgaaaggggtttcgagagaggttcgggacgctcaaagctcaaccacacctttgtctttaaactgttttcgactaagatcatcatttgggaaataaaagatcgacaaataatgctatctggacagtccagaatggggtgtctacataatCTTACCGCACATTCACCTCAACATCTTCATTTCAGCTGCACCCATCTTAATTAGTTACCTTGTTGCTTCAGAATGAACTAAAATGCATTCGACTCCTGCGGaggccaaatatttcaaatcttaGGGCCATTAGAGAGTTTACCTAGTCATTAGCTTCAAGGTCTCGGAATTCGTTGCAGTGCGAGCACCCGGACATCCGGTtaccaaaagaaggaaaaaaagtgaACTAAAAATGCAACTAG
This DNA window, taken from Rhododendron vialii isolate Sample 1 chromosome 8a, ASM3025357v1, encodes the following:
- the LOC131336204 gene encoding cytochrome P450 85A1-like isoform X4 encodes the protein MPTNLLVSLKLEQANTTIYSSLGGGLGASLGATKMAVFVVGLGVVLGLCFCTALLRWNEVRYRKKGLPPGTMGWPIFGETSEFLKQGPNFMKKQRARYGSFFKSHILGCPTIVSMDPELNRYILMNESKGLVPGYPQSMLDILGKCNIAAVHGLAHRHMRGALLALVSSNVIRDRLLPKIDGFMRSHLSNWEDKVIDVQEKTKEMALLSSLNQIAGLESIAMSQEFMLEFFKLVLGTLSLPINLPGTNYHCGFQARKNIVKMLTRLVDERRASGEIQHDMLGVLMNGEENRWKLSDEEIIDQMITILYSGYETVSTTSMMAVKYLQDHPNVLRELRKEHLAIRQGKRPEDPIDWEDFKAMRFTRAVIFETSRLATIVNGVLRKTTQDMELNGFLIPKGWRIYVYTREINYNPCLYPEPFTFNPWRWMQDKSSESQNYFFLFGGGSRHCPGKELGIAEISTFLHYFVTRYR